A single region of the Streptomyces sp. ITFR-16 genome encodes:
- a CDS encoding coagulation factor 5/8 type domain-containing protein has translation MPFPPTETPTTPPTGSPAPAARRRRRSRSFGFAALAVSLLMAVPTAQTAFGEDAQAIEGGGDLGPNVLVFDPSTPDIQGKVDEVFKQQESAQFGNGRYALMFKPGTYDNINAQIGFYTSIAGLGLNPDDTTFNGDVTVDAGWFNGNATQNFWRSAENLALNPVSGTDRWAVSQAAPFRRMHVKGGLNLAPDGYGWASGGYIADSKIDGQVGPYSQQQWYTRDSSVGSWGNGVWNMTFSGVEGAPAQSFPEPPYTTLENTPVSREKPFLYLDGDDYKVFVPAKRTNARGTSWGNGTPQGESIPLDQFYVVKPGATAETINAAVQQGLHLLFTPGVYHVDQTINIDRADTVALGLGLATIIPDNGVTAIKVGDVDGVKLAGLLVDAGTTNSESLIEVGPEGASASHADNPTSLQDVFVRVGGAGAGKATTGMVINSNDTIIDHTWLWRADHGEGIGWETNRSDYGLQVNGDNVLATGLFVEHFNKYDVRWSGENGKTIFFQNEKAYDAPNQAAVQNGDIKGFAAYKVDDSVTTHEGWGLGSYCYFNVDPTIRQDHGFEAPVKPGVKFHDLLVVSLGGQGQYEHVINDTGSPTSGTDTIPSQVVSFP, from the coding sequence ATGCCATTTCCCCCCACGGAAACCCCCACGACTCCCCCCACGGGGTCCCCCGCCCCCGCCGCACGCCGCCGTCGCCGCAGCCGCTCGTTCGGGTTCGCCGCGCTCGCGGTCTCGCTCCTCATGGCCGTCCCCACCGCGCAGACCGCCTTCGGCGAGGACGCGCAGGCCATCGAGGGCGGCGGCGACCTCGGCCCGAACGTGCTGGTCTTCGACCCCTCGACGCCCGACATCCAGGGCAAGGTCGACGAGGTGTTCAAGCAGCAGGAGTCGGCGCAGTTCGGCAACGGCCGCTACGCGCTGATGTTCAAGCCGGGCACGTACGACAACATCAACGCCCAGATCGGTTTCTACACCTCGATCGCCGGGCTCGGGCTGAACCCGGACGACACCACGTTCAACGGTGATGTGACCGTGGACGCGGGCTGGTTCAACGGGAACGCCACGCAGAACTTCTGGCGTTCGGCGGAGAACCTGGCGCTCAACCCGGTGAGCGGCACCGACCGCTGGGCCGTCTCGCAGGCCGCCCCGTTCCGCCGGATGCACGTCAAGGGCGGGCTCAACCTCGCCCCCGACGGCTACGGCTGGGCCAGCGGCGGGTACATCGCCGACAGCAAGATCGACGGCCAGGTCGGGCCGTACTCGCAGCAGCAGTGGTACACCCGTGACAGCTCGGTCGGCAGCTGGGGCAACGGCGTCTGGAACATGACGTTCTCCGGTGTCGAGGGCGCACCCGCGCAGAGCTTCCCCGAGCCGCCGTACACCACGCTGGAGAACACCCCGGTCTCCCGGGAGAAGCCGTTCCTCTACCTGGACGGCGACGACTACAAGGTGTTCGTCCCCGCCAAGCGCACCAACGCGCGGGGCACTTCCTGGGGCAACGGCACCCCGCAGGGGGAGTCCATCCCGCTGGACCAGTTCTACGTGGTGAAGCCCGGCGCGACCGCGGAGACGATCAACGCCGCGGTGCAGCAGGGCCTGCACCTGCTGTTCACGCCCGGTGTCTACCACGTGGACCAGACCATCAACATCGACCGCGCGGACACCGTGGCGCTGGGTCTGGGTCTCGCGACGATCATCCCGGACAACGGGGTCACCGCCATCAAGGTCGGTGACGTCGACGGGGTGAAGCTCGCCGGTCTGCTCGTCGACGCCGGCACCACCAACTCCGAGTCGCTGATCGAGGTCGGCCCGGAGGGCGCCTCCGCGAGCCACGCGGACAACCCGACGTCGCTCCAGGACGTCTTCGTCCGGGTCGGCGGCGCCGGGGCCGGCAAGGCCACCACCGGCATGGTGATCAACAGCAACGACACCATCATCGACCACACCTGGCTGTGGCGCGCGGACCACGGCGAGGGGATCGGCTGGGAGACCAACCGGTCCGACTACGGCCTCCAGGTCAACGGCGACAACGTGCTGGCGACCGGGCTGTTCGTCGAACACTTCAACAAGTACGACGTCCGCTGGTCCGGGGAGAACGGCAAGACGATCTTCTTCCAGAACGAGAAGGCGTACGACGCGCCCAACCAGGCCGCCGTCCAGAACGGCGACATCAAGGGGTTCGCGGCCTACAAGGTCGACGACTCCGTCACCACCCACGAGGGCTGGGGGCTGGGCAGCTACTGCTACTTCAACGTCGACCCGACGATCCGTCAGGACCACGGCTTCGAGGCACCGGTGAAGCCCGGCGTGAAGTTCCACGACCTGCTCGTCGTCTCCCTCGGCGGCCAGGGCCAGTACGAACACGTCATCAACGACACGGGTTCGCCCACCTCGGGGACGGACACCATCCCGTCGCAGGTGGTGTCGTTCCCGTAG
- a CDS encoding ABC transporter permease, whose amino-acid sequence MLNYFSWALIRLEVTRTLRNKKFMFFSVIYPSVIYLLISGTQNTTDKIPHTDLTLQAFFMVSMASFGALTAVLMGNSERIAKEREKGWVRQLRLTALPSRGYILAKIASAAVVTLPCIVVVFCVAAAVKHVRVDLWQWFALTGVIWAGSLVFAALGVAIGYLASGDAVRPITMIIYFGLSILGGLWMPSATFPQWLQNISEWLPTHAYAALGQSVEMGGAPHAKDVAILCGYFLLFAGGAAWLYRKDTLKA is encoded by the coding sequence ATGCTGAACTACTTCTCGTGGGCCCTCATCCGGCTCGAAGTGACCCGCACCCTGCGGAACAAGAAGTTCATGTTCTTCTCGGTCATCTACCCGTCGGTGATCTACCTGCTGATCTCCGGCACCCAGAACACCACCGACAAGATCCCGCACACCGATCTGACGCTCCAGGCCTTCTTCATGGTCTCGATGGCCTCCTTCGGCGCGCTGACCGCCGTCCTGATGGGCAACAGCGAACGCATCGCCAAGGAGCGCGAGAAGGGCTGGGTCCGCCAGCTGCGGCTGACCGCACTGCCCAGCCGGGGCTACATCCTGGCGAAGATCGCCAGCGCCGCCGTGGTCACCCTGCCCTGCATCGTGGTCGTCTTCTGCGTCGCCGCCGCCGTGAAGCACGTCCGGGTCGACCTGTGGCAGTGGTTCGCGCTGACCGGCGTCATCTGGGCCGGCTCGCTGGTCTTCGCCGCGCTCGGGGTCGCCATCGGCTACCTCGCCAGTGGTGACGCGGTCCGCCCGATCACCATGATCATCTACTTCGGGCTCTCGATCCTCGGCGGTCTGTGGATGCCGAGCGCGACCTTCCCGCAGTGGCTCCAGAACATCTCCGAGTGGCTGCCCACCCACGCGTACGCTGCACTCGGCCAGTCCGTCGAGATGGGCGGCGCGCCGCACGCCAAGGACGTCGCCATCCTCTGCGGCTACTTCCTGCTCTTCGCGGGCGGTGCGGCCTGGCTCTACCGGAAGGACACCCTGAAGGCGTGA
- a CDS encoding alpha-amylase family protein → MSSRAARAALAGLLAAAGLTALAPWPSQATPPGEKTVTATLFEWKYDAVARACTDSLGPAGYGYVEVSPASEHIQGDQWWTSYQPVSYRIAGRLGDRDAFASMVESCHAAGVKVVADAVINHMSSGSGTGTGGTQYTKYDYPGYFQDQDFHTCRKDISNYGDRDDVQNCELVGLADLDTGSDAVRATIAAYLSDLRTLGVDGFRIDAAKHMAADDIAAIKGKMADPGFWVTEVIHGDGEAVQPDEYTGVGDVDEFRYGGHLKSAFQGGDITGLKSVADGKLASGSARTFVDNWDTERNGSTLTYKDGAAYTLANVFMLASPYGSPNVFSGYAWSDKDAGPPNGGAAACGSDGWTCTHAQTAITGMVGFHNATEGAELTDWWDNGSSALAFGRGDKGFVAVNNGDGELTETFTTSLPAGTYCNVAQASPDACDGNIVRVGDDGTLTATVPAKGALALHG, encoded by the coding sequence TTGAGTTCCCGCGCCGCCCGTGCCGCTCTGGCGGGCCTGCTCGCCGCCGCCGGCCTCACCGCCCTCGCCCCCTGGCCCTCCCAGGCGACCCCGCCCGGTGAGAAGACCGTCACCGCCACCCTGTTCGAGTGGAAGTACGACGCGGTGGCCCGGGCCTGTACGGACTCCCTGGGCCCGGCCGGCTACGGCTATGTCGAGGTCTCGCCCGCCTCCGAGCACATCCAGGGCGACCAGTGGTGGACGTCGTACCAGCCGGTCAGCTACCGGATCGCCGGGCGTCTCGGCGACCGCGACGCCTTCGCCTCGATGGTGGAGAGCTGCCACGCGGCCGGAGTGAAGGTCGTCGCCGACGCCGTCATCAACCACATGTCGTCCGGCTCGGGCACCGGGACGGGCGGCACGCAGTACACGAAGTACGACTACCCCGGGTACTTCCAGGACCAGGACTTCCACACCTGCCGCAAGGACATCAGCAACTACGGCGACCGCGACGACGTCCAGAACTGCGAACTGGTCGGGCTGGCCGACCTGGACACCGGCAGTGACGCCGTCCGTGCGACGATCGCCGCCTACCTGTCCGACCTGCGCACCCTGGGCGTCGACGGCTTCCGCATCGACGCCGCCAAGCACATGGCCGCCGACGACATCGCGGCGATCAAGGGCAAGATGGCCGACCCGGGCTTCTGGGTCACCGAGGTCATCCACGGGGACGGCGAGGCGGTCCAGCCCGACGAGTACACGGGCGTGGGCGATGTGGACGAGTTCCGCTACGGCGGCCACCTCAAGAGCGCGTTCCAGGGCGGCGACATCACCGGACTGAAGAGCGTCGCCGACGGCAAGCTGGCGAGCGGCAGCGCCCGTACGTTCGTCGACAACTGGGACACCGAGCGCAACGGTTCCACGCTCACGTACAAGGACGGTGCGGCCTACACCCTGGCCAACGTCTTCATGCTGGCCTCGCCCTACGGATCGCCGAACGTCTTCTCCGGCTACGCGTGGTCGGACAAGGACGCGGGCCCGCCCAACGGCGGCGCGGCGGCCTGCGGCAGCGACGGCTGGACCTGCACCCACGCGCAGACGGCGATCACCGGCATGGTCGGCTTCCACAACGCGACCGAGGGCGCCGAGCTCACGGACTGGTGGGACAACGGCTCGTCCGCCCTCGCCTTCGGCCGGGGCGACAAGGGCTTCGTGGCGGTCAACAACGGCGACGGCGAACTGACCGAGACGTTCACGACGTCGCTTCCGGCGGGCACGTACTGCAATGTGGCGCAGGCGTCCCCGGACGCCTGCGACGGCAACATCGTCCGGGTCGGTGACGACGGCACCCTGACGGCGACCGTCCCGGCGAAGGGCGCGCTGGCCCTGCACGGCTGA
- a CDS encoding SDR family oxidoreductase: MRVFITGASGWIGSAVVPELLDAGHQVIGLARSDASADALTSAGAEVRRGTIDDLGVLRDAAAEADGVIHLAFKHDIAFTGDFQGAATADRAAIEAFGEALAGSGKPFLIASGVLGLAPGRVATEEDGQASDGEAPFEGAGARLANAQLTVALAGRGIRSSVVRLPPTVHGDGDKGFMATLVAVARDKGAAGYVGDGANRWPATHRADVARLFRLALEHAPAGSTLHAVAEEGVPLREVAEVFGRHLGLPAVSVPPEDAAEHFGWLGGPVGLDSPASSALTRESLGWEPAHPGLLDDLGKGHYFAAPAE; encoded by the coding sequence ATGCGTGTGTTCATCACCGGAGCGTCCGGCTGGATCGGCTCCGCCGTCGTGCCCGAGCTCCTCGACGCGGGCCACCAGGTCATCGGGCTCGCCCGCTCGGACGCCTCGGCCGACGCCCTCACCTCGGCGGGGGCCGAGGTGAGGCGCGGGACCATCGACGACCTCGGCGTACTGCGGGACGCGGCCGCCGAGGCGGACGGCGTGATCCACCTCGCGTTCAAGCACGACATCGCCTTCACCGGCGACTTCCAGGGCGCCGCCACCGCGGACCGCGCCGCCATCGAGGCCTTCGGCGAGGCGCTCGCCGGCTCCGGCAAGCCGTTCCTCATCGCGTCCGGCGTCCTCGGGCTCGCCCCGGGCCGGGTGGCGACCGAGGAGGACGGGCAGGCGAGCGACGGGGAGGCGCCGTTCGAGGGGGCGGGGGCACGGCTGGCCAACGCCCAGCTGACGGTCGCCCTCGCCGGCCGCGGCATCCGTTCGTCCGTCGTCCGGCTGCCCCCGACCGTGCACGGCGACGGGGACAAGGGCTTCATGGCGACCCTGGTCGCCGTCGCCCGCGACAAGGGCGCGGCCGGTTACGTGGGCGACGGAGCCAACCGCTGGCCGGCCACCCACCGCGCCGACGTCGCCCGCCTGTTCCGGCTCGCCCTGGAGCACGCCCCCGCAGGCTCGACGCTGCACGCGGTGGCCGAGGAGGGCGTCCCGCTCCGCGAGGTCGCCGAGGTCTTCGGGCGCCACCTCGGCCTTCCCGCGGTCTCCGTCCCCCCGGAGGACGCGGCGGAGCACTTCGGCTGGCTGGGCGGGCCGGTGGGGCTGGACAGCCCGGCCTCCAGCGCGCTGACCCGAGAGTCGCTCGGCTGGGAGCCGGCCCACCCCGGGCTCCTCGACGACCTCGGCAAGGGCCACTACTTCGCCGCCCCGGCCGAGTGA
- a CDS encoding alpha/beta hydrolase, with translation MSDVHPIRGRRPGLAVAAYIVAGVLLAAAGAVGAWLQRDAPGRSPEPRTEFTANNPPAALPTALTTGQHLHWSRCTAPPTARTGYDCAAMKVPLDYRKPDGKTIDVALIRRKATGPNSRRIGSLVLNFGGPGVSGVIGLPEFLGQYKPLLDRYDLVSFDPRGVGATIPVRCGKTEDDPGYDGADACGKYSGALLPYIGTSHTARDLELMRYLLGDERLHYFGVSYGTALGAAYAHLYPSHVGRLVLEASVDPTEDHDEEKVSQVKAVQAAFDRFAAHCAAHVRRCPTGDGPEEAARRMARLADRLEKKPAPAGGGRKLDARDLAYAVSDHLDLGTDGWPPLAKALTALIDHNDGRPLSKGADDNGSADRSAAPRAGSRAALVAINCADSSLRPDFERLDRDEARIRAASPVFGEAWSNGVYLCYDWPFDGERATPQVNADGADPVLVVGGTGDPVTPYAGARHMARALGDGVGVLLTAEEEGHGTYPQNRCVTKAVERYLRTGRTPAPGTVCRGTMS, from the coding sequence ATGAGTGACGTACATCCGATACGAGGCCGCAGACCGGGTCTCGCGGTCGCGGCGTACATCGTCGCCGGGGTCCTCCTTGCCGCGGCCGGGGCGGTCGGCGCCTGGCTCCAGCGGGACGCTCCCGGCCGGAGCCCGGAGCCGCGTACGGAGTTCACCGCGAACAACCCGCCCGCAGCTCTGCCCACCGCGCTCACCACCGGCCAGCACCTCCACTGGTCCCGCTGCACCGCGCCGCCCACCGCGCGCACGGGCTACGACTGCGCCGCCATGAAGGTCCCCCTCGACTACCGGAAGCCGGACGGCAAGACGATCGACGTCGCCCTGATCCGCCGCAAGGCCACCGGCCCGAACTCCCGGCGCATCGGCTCGCTCGTCCTCAACTTCGGCGGCCCCGGCGTGTCCGGCGTGATCGGACTGCCCGAATTCCTCGGCCAGTACAAGCCGCTTCTCGACCGCTACGACCTGGTCTCCTTCGATCCGCGCGGCGTCGGCGCGACCATCCCCGTGCGCTGCGGGAAGACCGAGGACGACCCCGGCTACGACGGGGCCGACGCCTGCGGCAAGTACTCCGGGGCGCTCCTGCCGTACATCGGCACCTCGCACACCGCGCGCGACCTGGAGCTGATGCGCTACCTCCTCGGCGACGAGCGGCTGCACTACTTCGGCGTCTCGTACGGGACGGCGCTCGGTGCGGCCTACGCCCACCTGTACCCGTCACACGTCGGGCGGCTCGTCCTCGAGGCATCCGTCGATCCGACCGAGGATCACGACGAGGAGAAGGTGTCGCAGGTCAAGGCGGTCCAGGCGGCGTTCGACCGGTTCGCCGCGCACTGCGCGGCCCATGTCCGCCGCTGCCCGACCGGCGACGGCCCCGAGGAGGCCGCGCGGCGCATGGCGCGCCTGGCCGACCGCCTGGAGAAGAAGCCCGCCCCGGCCGGCGGCGGAAGGAAGCTCGACGCCCGCGACCTCGCGTACGCCGTCAGCGACCATCTCGACCTCGGCACGGACGGCTGGCCGCCCCTCGCCAAGGCCCTCACCGCGCTGATCGACCACAACGACGGCCGTCCGCTGAGCAAGGGCGCGGACGACAACGGCTCCGCCGACCGCTCGGCGGCCCCGCGCGCCGGCAGCCGCGCCGCCCTGGTCGCGATCAACTGCGCGGACTCCAGCCTGCGCCCCGACTTCGAACGCCTCGACAGGGACGAGGCCCGCATCAGGGCGGCCTCACCCGTCTTCGGCGAGGCCTGGTCCAACGGCGTCTACCTCTGCTACGACTGGCCGTTCGACGGCGAGCGCGCCACGCCCCAGGTGAACGCCGACGGCGCGGACCCCGTCCTGGTGGTCGGCGGCACCGGCGACCCGGTCACCCCCTACGCCGGCGCCCGCCACATGGCCCGCGCCCTGGGCGACGGCGTCGGCGTGCTCCTGACGGCCGAGGAGGAGGGCCACGGCACCTACCCGCAGAACCGCTGTGTCACCAAGGCGGTCGAACGGTACCTCCGCACGGGCCGGACCCCGGCCCCGGGGACGGTGTGCCGGGGCACCATGTCCTGA
- a CDS encoding sensor histidine kinase has product MNEDETSVGIGSPPERRKQMRLKALWIGIWLAFMSAPVKDLVDGHHPAWATALGTLGLLVFVGSYLLLVYRHTSKALDPVRVRSALAFLGALAVVLSLTLGTPWLVLFVYVSVSVGATLPLSTARWLIPAVTAVLIGIGVTGEHPREVITALAFPALLGGFAMTGIRQMIRTTIQLREARATVAQLAANEERLRLARDLHDLLGHSLSLITLKSELAGRMLPDHPEQAAAQVADIEQVSRQALVDVRSAVTGYRRPTLPGELAGARTALAAAGIAADVPVEPVEELPEKPEEVLAWGLREAVTNVVRHSGARRCTITLAPRQTLDGRVLELTVADDGRGASGRAPGNGLTGIKERLTTVDGTLATRATDPRSGKGFTMVLSVPLESGLGSAE; this is encoded by the coding sequence GTGAACGAGGACGAGACGTCCGTGGGCATCGGCAGCCCGCCGGAGCGGCGCAAGCAGATGAGGCTCAAGGCCCTGTGGATCGGGATCTGGCTCGCCTTCATGAGCGCCCCGGTCAAGGACCTCGTGGACGGCCACCACCCCGCGTGGGCGACCGCGCTGGGCACCCTCGGCCTGCTGGTGTTCGTCGGCAGCTATCTGCTCCTGGTCTACCGGCACACATCGAAGGCGCTCGATCCCGTCCGGGTCCGCTCCGCGCTCGCCTTCCTCGGGGCCCTGGCCGTGGTGCTGTCCCTGACGCTGGGCACCCCCTGGCTGGTGCTGTTCGTCTACGTCTCGGTCTCCGTCGGAGCCACCCTGCCCCTGTCGACCGCCCGCTGGCTGATCCCGGCCGTCACCGCCGTCCTGATCGGCATCGGCGTGACCGGCGAACACCCCAGGGAGGTCATCACCGCGCTGGCCTTCCCGGCGCTGCTCGGCGGCTTCGCGATGACCGGCATCCGCCAGATGATCCGCACCACGATCCAGCTCCGCGAGGCCCGCGCCACCGTCGCCCAGCTCGCCGCCAACGAGGAGCGGCTGCGCCTCGCCCGCGATCTGCACGACCTGCTCGGCCACTCCCTCTCCCTCATCACGCTCAAGAGCGAGCTGGCCGGGCGGATGCTGCCCGATCACCCCGAGCAGGCCGCCGCACAGGTCGCCGACATCGAACAGGTCAGCCGCCAGGCCCTGGTGGACGTCCGCAGCGCCGTCACCGGCTATCGCAGGCCGACCCTCCCCGGCGAGCTGGCCGGGGCCCGTACCGCCCTCGCCGCCGCCGGAATCGCCGCCGATGTCCCGGTCGAGCCCGTCGAGGAACTGCCCGAGAAGCCGGAGGAAGTGCTCGCCTGGGGGCTGCGGGAAGCCGTCACCAATGTCGTACGGCACAGCGGCGCGCGGCGTTGCACCATCACCCTCGCCCCGCGCCAGACGCTCGACGGCCGGGTCCTCGAACTGACCGTCGCCGACGACGGAAGGGGCGCCTCCGGCAGGGCCCCGGGCAACGGACTCACCGGCATCAAGGAGCGTCTGACCACCGTCGACGGGACCCTGGCCACCCGTGCCACCGATCCCCGCTCGGGCAAAGGCTTCACCATGGTCCTCAGCGTTCCGCTCGAATCCGGCCTAGGATCCGCGGAATGA
- a CDS encoding methyltransferase domain-containing protein: MTDHSLLTATRAYYDTVAEDYAGRVRELFDRDVWGRAMLGGFAEEVRADGGLPVVDLGCGPGHVTAHLSGLGLDASGVDLSPRMVGIARRSHPGLRFEVGAMSRLELPDKALGGAVAWWSIMHTPPDRLPEMFAEFHRVLAPGGRLLLGFHAGDDRPYTGRKRDDGVSYAIHLLAPDRVGTLLEQAGFAVTTRMTGEGDTWPWACLAARRTAPVTAPGEGPGGACARS; this comes from the coding sequence ATGACGGACCACTCCCTTCTGACAGCGACCCGGGCCTACTACGACACCGTGGCCGAGGACTACGCCGGGCGCGTGCGGGAGCTGTTCGACCGGGACGTGTGGGGGCGCGCGATGCTCGGCGGCTTCGCGGAGGAGGTGCGCGCCGACGGCGGACTCCCGGTCGTGGACCTCGGCTGCGGGCCCGGCCATGTGACCGCCCATCTGTCCGGGCTCGGGCTCGACGCCTCCGGCGTGGACCTGTCGCCGCGCATGGTCGGCATCGCCCGGCGCAGCCATCCCGGGCTGCGGTTCGAGGTGGGTGCGATGAGCCGGCTGGAGCTGCCGGACAAGGCGCTCGGGGGCGCGGTCGCCTGGTGGTCGATCATGCACACCCCGCCGGACCGGCTGCCGGAGATGTTCGCCGAGTTCCACCGTGTCCTGGCGCCGGGCGGCAGGCTGCTGCTGGGCTTCCACGCGGGCGACGACCGGCCGTACACCGGCCGCAAGCGCGACGACGGGGTCTCCTACGCCATCCATCTGCTGGCGCCGGACCGCGTCGGCACCCTGCTGGAACAGGCCGGGTTCGCCGTGACCACCCGGATGACGGGCGAGGGCGACACCTGGCCGTGGGCGTGCCTGGCCGCCCGCCGCACCGCCCCCGTCACCGCCCCCGGAGAGGGGCCCGGCGGGGCTTGCGCCAGATCCTGA
- a CDS encoding class I SAM-dependent methyltransferase yields MPEGWQWDSTLFRGSAPHYTRGRLPYAPGYAEVLAAVLGPGGAGRLLDAGCGPGTVALDMAWHVSEVVGLDPDADMLAEAGRRAGALGIRNVRWVHGRAEDLPAGLGMFDAVVFAQSFHWTDRERVAAAVRDMLAPGGAFVLLSDRKDPPPDPRPLPLPAPPYERLAELVRAHLGPVRRAGQGVLEHGTPGREELVLGPAGFEGPERYVVPAGEVVVRTADDLVAWVFSRSDSAPHLFADKAAAFEREVREALAAASPNGRFAERLQASAIRIWRKPRRAPLRGR; encoded by the coding sequence ATGCCCGAGGGATGGCAGTGGGACAGCACGCTGTTCCGGGGCAGTGCGCCCCACTACACACGCGGCCGGCTCCCCTACGCGCCGGGGTACGCCGAGGTGCTGGCCGCCGTGCTCGGACCGGGCGGCGCCGGCCGGCTGCTCGACGCCGGCTGCGGACCGGGCACGGTGGCGCTGGACATGGCGTGGCACGTCAGCGAGGTGGTCGGGCTCGACCCGGACGCGGACATGCTCGCCGAGGCCGGCCGGCGTGCGGGGGCGCTGGGGATACGCAACGTGCGCTGGGTGCACGGCCGGGCCGAGGATCTGCCGGCCGGGCTCGGCATGTTCGACGCGGTGGTGTTCGCCCAGTCGTTCCACTGGACCGACCGCGAGCGGGTCGCGGCGGCCGTGCGGGACATGCTGGCGCCGGGCGGCGCGTTCGTGCTGCTGAGCGACCGGAAGGACCCGCCGCCCGACCCGAGGCCGCTGCCCCTGCCCGCTCCCCCGTACGAACGGCTCGCGGAGCTGGTGCGCGCGCACCTGGGCCCGGTGCGCCGGGCTGGGCAGGGCGTGCTGGAACACGGCACGCCCGGCCGCGAGGAGCTGGTGCTCGGACCGGCCGGCTTCGAGGGCCCCGAGCGCTATGTCGTACCCGCCGGAGAGGTGGTCGTCCGCACCGCCGACGACCTCGTGGCCTGGGTCTTCTCCCGCTCGGACTCGGCCCCGCACCTGTTCGCCGACAAGGCGGCCGCCTTCGAGCGGGAGGTACGCGAGGCGCTCGCGGCGGCCTCGCCGAACGGCCGGTTCGCCGAGCGCCTCCAGGCGAGCGCGATCAGGATCTGGCGCAAGCCCCGCCGGGCCCCTCTCCGGGGGCGGTGA
- a CDS encoding helix-turn-helix domain-containing protein, whose product MSRWEPNARGRLEQAAMELFGERGYEQTTVTEIARRAGLTERTFFRHYADKREVLFGGSAALQDLLVGTLAAAPASAPPIDAVAGALDAVAAVFEERRDHSLRRQKIISATAELRERELVKLATLAAALAETLRGRGVGEPAASLAGEAGIAVFKVAFERWIDGDGSQGMSAYMREALDGLKDVTAGR is encoded by the coding sequence ATGAGTCGATGGGAGCCGAACGCGCGGGGCCGGCTGGAGCAGGCCGCGATGGAGCTCTTCGGCGAGCGCGGGTACGAGCAGACGACCGTGACCGAGATCGCCCGGCGGGCGGGGCTCACCGAGCGCACGTTCTTCCGGCACTACGCCGACAAGCGCGAGGTGCTGTTCGGGGGATCGGCCGCGCTCCAGGACCTCCTGGTCGGCACGCTCGCCGCCGCCCCCGCGTCCGCGCCCCCGATCGACGCGGTGGCCGGGGCGCTCGACGCCGTCGCGGCGGTGTTCGAAGAGCGCCGCGACCACTCCCTGCGGCGCCAGAAGATCATTTCCGCCACCGCGGAGCTGCGCGAGCGCGAGCTGGTCAAGCTCGCCACGCTGGCCGCCGCGCTCGCTGAGACCCTGCGCGGACGCGGCGTCGGGGAACCGGCCGCGAGCCTGGCGGGCGAGGCGGGGATCGCCGTCTTCAAGGTCGCGTTCGAGCGCTGGATCGACGGCGACGGCTCGCAGGGCATGAGCGCGTACATGCGCGAGGCGCTCGACGGCCTCAAGGACGTGACGGCGGGCCGCTAG
- a CDS encoding response regulator transcription factor produces the protein MSMIRLLLAEDQSMVREALAALLGLEPDIEVVAQVARGDEVLAAARAHDIDVALLDIEMPGMTGIDATAELRRDLPEVKVVVVTTFGRPGYLRRAMESGADAFLVKDAPASQLAEAVRKVLAGERVIDPTLAAAALADGASPLTEREREVLRTAADGSTNAEIAAALHLSQGTVRNYLSMAIQKMAARNRAEAVRMAREKGWL, from the coding sequence ATGAGCATGATCAGACTTCTCCTCGCCGAGGACCAGTCCATGGTGCGCGAGGCGCTCGCTGCGCTCCTCGGCCTGGAACCCGACATCGAGGTGGTCGCCCAGGTCGCCCGCGGTGACGAGGTGCTGGCCGCGGCCCGCGCCCACGACATCGATGTGGCCCTCCTGGACATCGAGATGCCCGGCATGACGGGCATCGACGCGACGGCGGAGCTGCGCCGCGACCTCCCGGAGGTCAAGGTCGTCGTCGTCACGACCTTCGGCCGGCCCGGCTATCTGCGCCGCGCGATGGAGTCGGGTGCGGACGCGTTCCTAGTGAAGGACGCCCCGGCGTCCCAACTCGCCGAAGCCGTACGCAAGGTGCTCGCCGGTGAGCGGGTCATCGACCCCACCCTCGCGGCCGCCGCCCTCGCCGACGGGGCGAGCCCGCTGACCGAGCGGGAGCGCGAGGTGCTGCGCACGGCCGCGGACGGCTCGACCAACGCGGAGATCGCCGCCGCGCTGCATCTGTCGCAGGGCACGGTCCGCAACTACCTCTCCATGGCGATCCAGAAGATGGCGGCGCGCAACCGCGCCGAGGCGGTCCGGATGGCCCGCGAGAAGGGCTGGCTCTAG